Genomic DNA from Macadamia integrifolia cultivar HAES 741 chromosome 6, SCU_Mint_v3, whole genome shotgun sequence:
ACAATGATCCAAAAGTAGCCAATACAATGAGTTTGGAAACCCACAACAGAGGCACATACTTGGAGTTGATACGTCATGTAAATTGTGCCAATTAAAAGAGTGCTTATAGAATAAATTTTTGATGGCATATAAGTTATTAAAAGACAGGTTCTTGACTAAATAGAGGTGCCGACATGTGTCAAATGTTGACATGTTTTCGAAAATGGAGTGTCTTTTATGTTAtatcttcttccttgtttcGAGTCAGCTGACAAACCTGGGCATACTTAATCTGAAACTTTATGTGATTCCATTGTAGGGAAAGAAGGGGGTTTGGCTTAAGTTACCTCTGGAACAGTCTGAGCTTGTTCCAATTGCAGTGAAGGTAATCTTATGCATCAACCATTGAAGTTGACTTTTCATCGgaagaacaaaaataatatatgaAACATATATAAAACCCCTCTTTTGGACTTTTGGATGGGACAGTTGGTCTTTGACACCATTGGTTACTTTTACCAATGGCTTTAGGTAGAAAATTCTGAATTACCTACATCTTGGGTTTGTTTTTGTAATTGATGGTTCTAAAAACTTAAATTGATGACAGCAAGGTTTCCAATACCACCATGCAGAGAGAGAATACATAATGTTGACATACTGGATACCTGAAGGACCTTGCCTGCTTCCTGCGAATGCTTCGCATCAGGTGGGAGTAGGGGGATTTGTTGTCAATGAGAAAAATGAGGTAAAAGGAGCTCTTTGTTGAATGCAACTTAttcattttgttttgttgtGAGGAAGCAATGATGCAGTTTTTAGATGGCTTACATTAATCATGTACACCAAACATATGGTACGAACATTGTAGCTCAAGTTTATTacacatatgtatatataagaGTTCTGATATAGCATCTATAATTTCTCTCGATTCCTTAATTAGTGTAGCAGAGAAAGTGGTCTTTCTAAtgcaaatggaattttttttatgatgactATCTCCAGGTCCTTGTCGTCCAAGAGAAGCACTGTGCCCCAGCATTTGTTGGTTTTTGGAAATTACCAACAGGTTTCATTCTTGAGGTacactggattttttttttttttgggtaaaaacacTGGAACATTATATTGAACTTCTGCAGTTTCCCCCATACCTCAATTTGTTGGACCTTAAGGTCCCAGTTCGATTGCACTGCACCAGAAAATTTACAAGGCCTTATGCCGGCTTCTCAATTTGCTAAAGTTGTGCAGGTTCATACCTCACACATGGGTTCACTAACTAATAGCATATCACTGATTCACATGCATCTCCATAAGTAAAACTATCTATTCTATTGCATTCTAATTGTTGATTTTAACCAGTCAGAGGAGATTTTTATTGGAGCTGTAAGAGAAGTCAAGGAGGAAACCGGTGTAAGAATCCAATAACTTTATATATCATTCTTGTCTAGTTTGTCTCTCCTAATTTGTTTTCATACTCTACATCCAATGTTCAAAGTTTTAATGAAGagtatccttttattttgactGCATTTCTGGGTGGCAATGTAGATTGATACGGAATTTGTTGAAGTGATAGCTTTTAGGTAAGGTGCTTCTgtctacttgtattttttgttttacatttttttcttctgttgctGAACTTGCCAAAGACCCTCCTTTCTTGGGTTTAACAGTGGAAGGTGTTgggaaagagagggggggggggggttgctaAAACGGTTTTATGAGTAGATATAACTCAGGGCAGGTTAGATTCACTTGAATAGCCAAGTTGTATTGATGCTTATCAACTGATATTTTTCTAGTGGACTGGTCAGTCAACCCTAAGTCATCCAAGTTATTGAAGTGTGTAGACCATAGTTCAGGGTGGACCTCAATCTTCAGTACCTAGTTTTAATTTTGACGGTGATCTTTCCTGATTCATTGCCCTCTGAAAATTTGTACCTTCCTTTTATTTGAGACTGAAATATATTCACTATTTCAACTTATTATATGCTAAACATTTTAAATTGTATTTGAGACTGAATATATTCACatcatgaaatatatatatatatatatatataatattttttttttgggactgTCAACATCTTAACATGATCTCTATCTATTCAATTTCAGACATGTTCATGATATGGCTTTCAAAAAGTCAGATCTGTTCTTCATATGCATGCTAAGACCGTTATCAACTGAGATCAAAGTAGATGATCTTGAAGTTCAAGCTGCCAAGGTAAATATCTTGACCGGATCTGGAGACTAGTTGTTCGGAACTCTCAGTGTCTCTTGCTATCCTTTACAGCATTCATCTATTTCCAACCACCACCAACATAAATAACTAGTTTATATGTGAGCTTTGTATATCCCGTTCAAGGTATATCCTATTTTTGAGAGAAATTAATCCTGAAAGTAAAATTATGTCAGAGATGAGGCAATAACAGAAACTTGTTGAAGTATCTGGTTGGTTTAAGTGGATTGGACCCCGACATCTATAGTCTGTTTTAATTCTCGTTGACCTAACTCAACATTAATCCCTGGTGTTTGAACTCCCCTGATAGCATTTGAACTGTCAACTTTTATCCATGAACTATTACTTTCTTTCTGAATCTATTAAACCTGGCATGATTAATTGCTTCTGTGGGGATACGGTAATATAACTTCTGATATGTGTTCTCGTGTGATATTTCAGTGGATGCCTCTCACAGAATTTCTGGAACAACCAGTCATCCAAGAAGACAACATGTTCAAGAAAATCATTGATATCTGCATTGCGCGGCTGGGGAAGTGTTATTGTGGATTATCTGCCCATCAAGTGATCTCAAAATTTGATGGGAAGTCATCCTCTTTGTATTACAATGTTGTGCAGGGTTCAGATTTCAACTGTCCAGCAGTTTGAAGCAATGaagcttctctctctagtcCATTAGGCCCAAGTaatatctattttttcttttttatttgtattgcAGTTGTAAGTTGGCAATGAACTTATAACGTACACATTGAGAAGATGGGACATAGGCACATCGCTGCAAGTCTGTGTCTCAATGCACAGAGTAACACAATATATTCAGGTGTTACAGATGATGTAAAACATGAATGTCCGACTTAAAATGTATATACACTTGTTCTATAAATGCATTTACTGTACGTGAGTGGAAGTGAAAAACAGAACACAATTGTTATTTATATTTTGGATAACAAACTTGGAATCTTGCTTCCATTAATCTGCAATGCTACTCTTTAAAGGaactttattaaaaataaagcaACACACACCAACCTAACAAATGTAGCCCTTCTCGTATTATAGAGAATCCATGGTGGTGGTTCCTTCTCCCGTAGAGAAAAAACCATGTTTAAGACTTATGCCGTACTACCATGAAGTGCACCTCCAGATTCTTCTCCCTGTTTACATACCAAACGGTATGACACTCGGATTTTTCACCCAATATGTtgaattattttcattaaaatttcttataaaCATCATATTCTGTCCGAAATGTTCCcaaaaatagaatttatcaaacaccttcttacccgtttctgtttccagaaacaagaattatcaaatacccttcttacctgtttctgtttccagaaacagcaatttctgtttctgccgtttcttgaaacagaaacagcagaagtgttatcaaacgggccctgaaacgtgtttctgtgttttcttgttctcagaaacacagaaacggcataaataccgtttggtaaaagtgttgtgttctacttgtttcttttcaatttatgcttcaagaaacatgaatgacgaaacaagaaAAAGttgtttcgcttgtttctcgaaacaaaaaggCGGAACAATTCATTCGACAAACCGACCATTTTAAAAATCTTATGTACATATTGGGGAGCTTCATTCGAAGATCGACAGTGGCCTCCCTGTACAACCGTTGAAGACGACCTGCAACTGCGCATCCAGATCTCTGCTCCTCCTATGTAACCGACGACGGAGAGCTCTTCTCCTCCGGCGTAACCGACGACGGGGAGCTCCGCTCATTCGAAGATCGAGATGTGCCTCCCTGTACAACCGTTGAAGACGAGCTGCAGCTGCTAACTGAGAGCTCTGCTCCTCCTGCGTAACCGACGACGGAGAGCTCTGCTCCTCCTGCGTAACCGACGACGGAGAGCTCTGCCCCTCCTGCGGTCACCCTCTTCACAGTGAAAGGAGAAGAAGTCAAGATTCGTCTGCGAAGAACGCAAGCTACGACAGAGATTGAACCTCCTCTGCCTCTGGAACCGTAcgattccttccccatcttcatCTCGTGAACCCATACGGCAGATTCGTACGATTCGTGCAGAGATTCGTATGGTTTCTGAAGAAAGTCTCACCTCCAAAGATAAAAGCCTTTTTTCCCCTCAAATCTGAACAACAAACCATTCCTCTTACTCTGTTTGAAGTTCGGCTAAGAATCCAAACCGTAAGCAGCCAGCAGGAGAGCTCGGTAAGTGATTTTTTCATATT
This window encodes:
- the LOC122080776 gene encoding nudix hydrolase 8-like: MGQQAFDLRTVSASKTVCSLMRACSKIFPGHLGGAKITRQFSSCRGVFLKASYSNTRASNQAIDSVGQDKFAVVNGSSKIFRANGTSSIPFSRETSVLDAFQDQYDGIVVNPQRLPSNPHAFASVLQSSLSQWEQEGKKGVWLKLPLEQSELVPIAVKQGFQYHHAEREYIMLTYWIPEGPCLLPANASHQVGVGGFVVNEKNEVLVVQEKHCAPAFVGFWKLPTGFILESEEIFIGAVREVKEETGIDTEFVEVIAFRHVHDMAFKKSDLFFICMLRPLSTEIKVDDLEVQAAKWMPLTEFLEQPVIQEDNMFKKIIDICIARLGKCYCGLSAHQVISKFDGKSSSLYYNVVQGSDFNCPAV